The following are encoded in a window of Lichenicola cladoniae genomic DNA:
- a CDS encoding ABC transporter substrate-binding protein — MTQTMADLLSRTEIGRVVPLHRRQFLRNGALALTALSGGIALPDRRFRADAATPDNVVRVLGVSTGALTDWSEFERATGLKMEWTPASDDVGLFLHDMIAGDAGERYDLVTCLSGSFAPLVDQDLLMPIDLGRLKNWTNLQGFVSGVTPKAPGVNKAWGVPYHMNADSFLYAPRRLGVPDAPEEISWKLIYDDPRTKGRVALDNEIYALICASIYVKAHKLAEIDDLANMTTSECRSVADFLIERKQAGQFRTFYKSYDEQLQLLLGGEVIAESGWEPVAREAQRHHDDVAYAYTVEGYDKWAQNLMVPAQVADRKSTDKVHATIDWMLSGAYAAELSTREGYMTPRLDLGLTYAQEHGWGADRITVIRQVIDKGTAKLSKPLFWDPGYFTNFASYHTEMARFRNA, encoded by the coding sequence ATGACCCAGACCATGGCAGATTTGCTCTCCCGCACCGAGATTGGCCGGGTGGTACCGCTCCACCGCCGCCAGTTCCTGCGCAACGGCGCGTTGGCGCTGACCGCGCTGTCCGGGGGCATCGCCTTGCCTGACCGGCGTTTCCGCGCTGACGCAGCAACACCAGATAATGTGGTGCGCGTACTCGGGGTTTCGACCGGGGCTTTAACCGACTGGAGCGAGTTTGAGAGAGCCACCGGTCTGAAGATGGAGTGGACCCCGGCGTCAGACGATGTCGGGCTGTTCCTGCATGACATGATCGCGGGCGATGCGGGCGAGCGCTACGACCTCGTCACCTGCCTGAGTGGAAGCTTTGCGCCGTTGGTGGACCAGGATCTGCTGATGCCAATCGATCTCGGCCGGCTGAAGAACTGGACCAACCTGCAGGGCTTTGTGTCCGGTGTAACCCCGAAGGCGCCAGGCGTGAACAAGGCCTGGGGCGTGCCCTATCACATGAATGCAGACAGCTTCCTGTATGCGCCGAGGCGCCTGGGGGTACCGGATGCACCGGAAGAGATTTCCTGGAAGCTGATCTATGACGATCCGCGCACTAAGGGCCGGGTTGCCCTCGACAACGAGATCTATGCTTTAATATGCGCCTCGATTTACGTAAAGGCGCATAAGCTGGCTGAGATCGACGACCTTGCCAACATGACCACCAGCGAGTGTCGCTCGGTGGCAGATTTCCTGATCGAGCGCAAACAGGCCGGTCAGTTTCGCACCTTTTACAAATCCTATGACGAGCAGCTGCAACTGCTGCTGGGCGGCGAGGTGATCGCCGAGTCCGGATGGGAACCGGTGGCGCGCGAAGCACAGCGACATCATGACGACGTTGCCTATGCCTATACTGTCGAGGGCTACGACAAGTGGGCGCAGAACCTGATGGTTCCGGCTCAGGTTGCCGATCGCAAAAGCACCGACAAAGTGCACGCTACTATCGACTGGATGCTGTCGGGCGCCTATGCGGCGGAGTTATCGACGCGAGAAGGCTACATGACGCCCCGGCTTGATCTCGGTCTCACCTATGCTCAGGAGCACGGCTGGGGTGCCGATCGCATCACCGTCATTCGCCAGGTGATCGACAAGGGTACCGCCAAGCTTTCGAAGCCGCTGTTCTGGGATCCCGGCTATTTCACCAACTTCGCCAGCTACCACACCGAGATGGCTCGCTTCCGAAATGCCTGA